A genomic window from Vagococcus sp. CY52-2 includes:
- a CDS encoding DEAD/DEAH box helicase, with the protein MTKFNQFGLNDNLIQALDEIGFKEATEVQETLIPVINKGKSVVGQSQTGSGKTHTFLLPLMNKIDTKKEEVQVIITAPSRELAEQIYQAANQLAGHYDDELRVSNYVGGTDKKRQMDKLANQQPHVVIGTPGRILDLIESGALKTHTAFAFVVDEADMTLDMGFLEDVDKIAATLPGNLQMLVFSATIPVKLKPFLKKYMDNPVVEHIKPTSVISDTIDNWVISTKSKDVEQVVYDLLTIGHPFLAMVFANTKQKVDEITDFLKEKGLKVAKIHGDIPPRERKRVMKSIQNLDYQFVVATDLAARGIDIEGVSHVINAEIPKDLEFFIHRVGRTGRNGLPGIAITLYEPKDESALAELEKLGIRFEPKTIKKGEIVDHYDRNRREQRSRTQKQLDPTMIGMVKKQKKKVKPGYKKKIRYAIADDQKQKRKIEQRQSNRSKRKARKQDF; encoded by the coding sequence TAACTTAATCCAAGCATTAGACGAAATAGGATTTAAAGAAGCAACAGAAGTGCAAGAGACATTGATTCCAGTGATAAATAAAGGAAAAAGTGTTGTTGGACAATCACAGACAGGTTCAGGAAAGACACACACGTTTTTATTACCACTGATGAATAAAATAGATACCAAAAAAGAAGAAGTTCAAGTCATTATCACAGCACCAAGTCGTGAGTTAGCAGAACAAATCTATCAAGCAGCCAATCAATTGGCTGGTCACTATGATGATGAGCTACGTGTGAGCAACTATGTTGGTGGAACAGATAAAAAACGCCAAATGGACAAGTTAGCAAACCAACAACCTCATGTTGTGATTGGAACGCCTGGTCGTATTTTAGATTTAATCGAAAGTGGTGCACTAAAAACACATACAGCATTTGCTTTTGTCGTGGATGAAGCGGATATGACACTTGACATGGGATTTTTAGAAGATGTCGATAAAATTGCCGCAACATTACCTGGTAACTTACAAATGTTAGTCTTCTCAGCGACAATACCAGTGAAATTAAAACCATTCTTGAAAAAATACATGGACAATCCTGTTGTGGAACATATCAAACCAACGTCTGTTATTTCTGATACGATTGACAACTGGGTTATCTCGACAAAAAGTAAAGACGTGGAGCAAGTCGTGTATGATTTATTAACGATTGGCCACCCGTTTTTAGCAATGGTGTTTGCGAACACGAAACAAAAAGTCGATGAAATCACTGATTTCTTAAAAGAAAAAGGCTTAAAAGTGGCGAAAATTCATGGGGATATTCCACCACGTGAACGTAAACGTGTGATGAAAAGCATTCAAAACTTAGATTATCAATTTGTGGTAGCGACAGATTTAGCTGCTAGAGGGATTGATATTGAGGGCGTTTCTCATGTGATTAATGCGGAAATTCCAAAAGATCTAGAATTCTTTATTCATCGTGTGGGCCGTACTGGTCGTAATGGACTTCCAGGTATTGCCATCACGTTATATGAGCCAAAAGATGAATCGGCATTGGCTGAATTAGAAAAACTTGGTATTCGATTTGAACCAAAAACCATCAAAAAAGGGGAAATTGTGGATCATTATGATCGCAATCGTCGTGAGCAACGTTCACGTACGCAAAAACAATTAGACCCAACGATGATTGGTATGGTGAAAAAACAGAAGAAAAAAGTCAAACCGGGTTACAAGAAAAAAATTCGTTACGCAATTGCTGATGATCAAAAACAAAAACGTAAAATTGAGCAACGTCAATCAAATAGAAGCAAACGCAAAGCAAGAAAACAAGATTTTTAA
- the deoC gene encoding deoxyribose-phosphate aldolase: MNLAKYVDHTLLKPDATREQIETLCEEAAEYDFASVCVNPFWVSYAAEILADAKAKVCTVIGFPLGANTTETKVFETTNAIENGAEEIDMVINIGALKNKEYDIVEQDIAAVVKASHPKAIVKVIIETCLLTDEEIVKACELSVAANADFVKTSTGFSTGGATPKDVKLMKDTVKDNAFVKASGGVRSKEDAFTMIEMGADRLGTSSGILLVKED, encoded by the coding sequence ATGAATTTAGCAAAATATGTCGATCACACGTTATTAAAACCAGATGCCACAAGAGAGCAAATCGAAACATTGTGCGAGGAAGCCGCAGAATATGATTTCGCCTCAGTTTGTGTCAATCCTTTCTGGGTAAGCTATGCAGCAGAAATTTTAGCTGATGCCAAAGCAAAAGTGTGTACAGTTATTGGGTTCCCTCTAGGAGCAAACACAACAGAAACCAAAGTATTTGAAACAACAAATGCTATTGAAAATGGTGCAGAAGAAATTGATATGGTGATTAATATCGGTGCACTAAAAAATAAAGAATACGATATCGTAGAACAAGATATTGCAGCAGTTGTTAAAGCAAGTCATCCAAAAGCGATTGTAAAAGTCATTATCGAAACATGTCTTTTAACTGACGAAGAAATCGTTAAAGCATGTGAATTATCTGTAGCAGCAAATGCTGACTTTGTTAAAACATCAACAGGATTTTCAACTGGTGGTGCAACACCTAAAGACGTGAAACTAATGAAAGACACGGTTAAAGACAATGCCTTTGTTAAAGCATCAGGTGGCGTCCGCTCTAAAGAAGATGCCTTCACCATGATTGAAATGGGTGCTGACAGACTTGGAACAAGTTCTGGAATCCTTTTAGTAAAAGAAGACTAA
- a CDS encoding methionine ABC transporter ATP-binding protein, giving the protein MSNIELIDVCKTYKTKKQTVEAVKDVNLSIKSGDIFGVIGFSGAGKSTLIRLLNLLEQPTSGIIEVDGEDITKLKGKSLRDYRKKVGMIFQHFNLLWSRTVLDNVLLPLEFSHVPKAEREARARELIKLVGLEGRENAYPSQLSGGQKQRVGIARALTNDPEILLCDEATSALDPQTTEEVLDLLLDINKQLGLTIVLITHEMNVIRKICNKVAVMETGSVIETGDTLSVFRHPEHEVTARFIKQDIQEDSEENEEAIQYLVKHYPEGLLVRLIFEGDKAKETVISQVIHEYNINVNILQASLRQANHSSFGTMLVQLTGDEATVSESLIYFEQHGVGVEVI; this is encoded by the coding sequence ATGAGTAATATAGAGTTAATTGATGTCTGTAAAACATATAAAACGAAGAAACAAACAGTTGAAGCAGTTAAAGATGTCAATTTATCCATTAAAAGTGGCGACATTTTTGGGGTAATCGGTTTTTCAGGAGCAGGTAAGAGTACATTAATTCGTTTATTGAATTTATTAGAACAACCAACAAGTGGCATCATCGAAGTGGATGGTGAGGACATCACGAAATTAAAAGGAAAAAGTTTACGAGATTACCGAAAAAAAGTTGGGATGATTTTCCAACATTTTAACCTATTATGGTCGAGAACGGTTTTAGACAATGTGTTACTACCTTTAGAATTTAGTCATGTGCCAAAAGCTGAAAGAGAAGCAAGAGCACGTGAGTTGATTAAACTAGTTGGCCTTGAAGGCCGTGAAAATGCTTATCCAAGTCAACTTTCAGGTGGACAAAAACAGCGTGTCGGCATCGCTAGAGCACTAACAAACGACCCAGAGATTTTATTATGTGATGAGGCAACAAGTGCTCTTGACCCACAAACAACCGAAGAAGTACTCGATTTATTGTTAGACATCAACAAACAACTTGGCTTAACCATCGTGTTAATCACGCATGAGATGAATGTGATTCGAAAGATTTGTAACAAAGTCGCTGTCATGGAAACAGGAAGTGTGATTGAAACAGGAGATACTTTATCAGTCTTTAGACACCCAGAGCATGAAGTGACCGCAAGATTTATCAAACAAGACATTCAAGAAGATAGTGAAGAAAACGAAGAAGCGATTCAATACTTGGTGAAACATTATCCTGAGGGGCTATTAGTTCGCTTGATTTTTGAGGGAGATAAAGCAAAAGAAACGGTTATCTCGCAAGTCATTCATGAATACAACATCAACGTCAATATTTTACAAGCCAGTCTTAGACAAGCAAATCATTCATCTTTTGGAACAATGCTTGTGCAATTGACAGGCGACGAGGCAACGGTGTCTGAGAGTTTAATTTATTTTGAACAACATGGCGTAGGAGTTGAGGTGATTTAA
- a CDS encoding methionine ABC transporter permease codes for MEKGLIETYFNFSEINVDDFIKATKETLYMTFVSTFFVVIIGLIIGLMLYYFGKSNKPLGKTLYGIVSIISNTFRSIPFIILIILLFPITKALIGTMLGPTAALPALVISAAPFYARLVDIAFREVDPGVLEASEAMGATQLQIIFKVLIPESVPALISGITVTTITMIGFTAMAGAIGAGGLGSLAYQGGFMGNKHTIIMVATVLILIIVFILQWLGDLLVKLTDKRN; via the coding sequence ATGGAAAAAGGATTAATAGAAACGTATTTTAATTTTAGTGAAATTAATGTCGATGATTTTATCAAAGCCACAAAAGAAACATTGTATATGACGTTTGTCTCAACATTTTTTGTGGTAATTATCGGCCTTATAATTGGTCTAATGCTTTACTATTTCGGAAAAAGCAACAAACCACTTGGTAAGACACTTTACGGAATTGTCTCAATCATCAGTAACACATTCCGTTCGATACCATTTATTATTTTGATTATCTTATTGTTCCCTATCACAAAAGCATTGATAGGCACAATGTTAGGGCCAACAGCGGCATTACCAGCTTTAGTCATTTCAGCCGCACCGTTTTATGCAAGGTTGGTTGATATTGCGTTTCGTGAAGTAGATCCAGGCGTACTTGAAGCTAGTGAAGCAATGGGTGCCACACAATTGCAAATTATTTTTAAAGTCTTAATTCCTGAAAGTGTGCCAGCATTAATCTCTGGTATCACAGTGACCACCATTACGATGATTGGCTTTACGGCTATGGCAGGGGCAATCGGGGCAGGTGGTTTAGGCTCTCTTGCTTATCAAGGAGGCTTTATGGGAAATAAGCATACGATTATCATGGTCGCAACAGTATTAATTCTAATTATTGTGTTTATTTTACAATGGTTAGGCGATTTATTAGTAAAATTAACAGATAAACGAAATTAA